GCGCACCTGGTACAGCAGCCACTTCAGCGTCTGCATCGCCTCCACGTGCGGCAGCGCCAGGATACCGGCGGCGTTGGCCCACGCCCAGTCCAGGGTGTACGACATCACCTGGCCGACCCACGTGGCAAAGTCTACCAGCGCCTGCAGGATGTTCTGCCATCCCGGTCCGGCGGCCGGGGCCCCCCCGCCACCGGGGTAGGGAGGAGACCCGGCGACGTAGCTGTTGAAGAGCGCGCCGGCGGCGGTCCCCGGCGGGTCCACCGGCACCGGCTTTACGGCGCTCCCCACGCTCGTGGAGCGGCGGAACCACGCCAGCCACAGCCGGTACGCCGCGTCGACGTCGGCCCCGTTCAGCATCTCCGGGTGCGGCATGTCGCCGTAGGTGCTCTGCAGCGCCTTGGCGAACAGCTCCCGCAGCTTCTGGGGCAGCCGGCTGTCCTCGAACTCCACCAGGCGGTAGTAGTAGCTCCCGCTGATGGCGTGTGGGGCGTACGCGTCGCCGCTCCCCAGCTTCAGGCACGCCTTGACCCCCGCCAAGTCCGAGTAGTGCCGCCGGGACCACGCGTCCATCCAGTTCTCCACCAGCTTGTGCCGGTGCCAGTGGGTCCGGTACGGGCCGCCGGTGACGGCGTTCACGAAGGGGTGTCCCACCACGTCGGTGCCGATGTGGCTCACGTATCCCAGCACGTAGCGCCGCAGGTCCGGGTCGCCGCCCGCCAGCTTCCACATGGTCGACGCGAAGCGGCCCGTGCGGCGGTAGTGCAGGAAGTCGAAGTAGTACCACTTGTCCTCGGGCGCGCCCTGCTGGATCTTGGGAAAGAAGGGCATGAACAGGTCCACCTTGCCGGTCACCTGTGTCGACACCTTGGCCACCGCGGTGGCGCGGATCAGGTCCACGGTGGCCTTGAGGTCGGCGATCAGGCCCCGGAACATGGCCTGGTCCAGCGTGGTGACCGCGCTTTCCAGCGCCTGCTCCACGGGCTCCACGTAGAGCGCGTAGAAGTCCCGGAGCGGTTCCAGCGCGTCGTACGCCTCGAACGTGAAGTTCACCAGCTCGTCCAGCGGCGTTCCGTATTCCTTGAGCGAGAAGAAGAGAAAGTCCGGACCGACACTTCCGAACGCTGCGTAGCGGCTGCACGGATCGTCCGCCAGCAGCTTGGCGAGCGGCTGGGCGGGCGGGCCAAGCTTTCCCAGCGTCCCGGCGAGGCGCTGCTGTACGATGAGGTGGACGAGAGGGCCCGGCATGAACGCCTCCGCATGAAGGGACGAATCGCTGAATGGAGAAGGAGCTGACCCGGCGGGGGCGTGCCGGAAGGAGGGATGGACGGCGGGGCGATCGCCCCGCTGCTCGGCAATGCAAGGCTTACGCCGGTATCCGCCCGGTTTATCCCGGTGCGCGTATCAAGCCGTGGTGAAAGCATTTGTGCACTGCGCCGCGCGAGCGCCGCAGTCCTGTCGACCGTCCGAGTGTGGCAGGCTTGGCATACTGTTGTGGCAAGATTGGCGCACCCCGGCATCCTACCTGGCTGCACTTGGAGTCCCAAGGCTGCAGGAACCCCGTTCGTGGGCTCCGGTGTCTCGGCAACCACCACGACGGTCGTGCTGTAGCGCTCGGCGATCGAACCTACAGCGCCGGCAATACCCCCCTCTCATCTGAACCGCTCTGGCGCGCTGGCACCCCGACACCACGCCAGCAGTGCTTCGCCACTAATGACTGTACCACCGCCGACCTCCTGTCAAAGACGACTGGCGAGACGACGCTCTTCACGGAGGGTGGCTCCTCCGGGAAAGAGCCGCAGCTACGGGAAGAGCGGCGGGCACTCAGCGAATTACGGTGAATCGGTATGGAGAAGGGAAGGGCCTCCTGACGGCGGACGTGCCGACTCGGCCGATGCGGAACGTCGCGGGGCGTTCGACGACCAGATAGCGGGCTCCTGCAACCATGCCGCTTTCTCCGCCAGAAGTGCCGGGCCGATCCCGCTGGCCAGATCTGCCGGGTGTGGAAAAGAATCGCAGATTGTACTACATTTGGGACCCATTGCAGTGGGCCCGTAGCTCAGGTGGATAGAGCGACTGCCTCCTAAGCAGTAGGCCGCCGGTTCGAGTCCGGCCGGGCCCATGCGCAACGGCCGCCGCCCCGGATCGGGGCAGCGGCCGCTGCCATTACTGCGCAAGAAGAATCTCCAGATAGCTCGATCGGGTGCGAGCCAGTAACAAAACGAGTAACAAAACCAGTAACACGCGGTCGTATCCAGTAACTTCGGGTTGCGGAAAATCCGCAGAAATGCTAGGTTTTTTCCTACCTCCGTGACCCGACGTAACGGGCCGACGGCGTTTCCTAAGCATCTCGGCCAAGTTCCGAGCCTCCGCCAGGAAATCCGGAAATGCCCGCCAGACGGCACTTTATGCCGTCGGCGGGCTTTTCGTCTTCAGAAAGCTTCTGGCGAGCCAACGCGCCTGTAACAACGAAGAACCGAGGTGTCGAAGGTCGGATAACTACTGATTATCATTCCTCAGCAAATTGCATGGATGTCATAATTGCCTGTTTTGTCGCGGACCCTTTCGATCCTCCGGGGCACGATCGATTCGGCGGCGGTCACCTGTTTCTCTTCGACCTGGGGCGGTACCTGGTTCGGATGGGCGACCGCGTGACCTATGTGACCCGGCTCAACAGCCCTTCCAAGCCGGTGCATGAAGCGATCGGCAGCCGCTGCAGCATCCACCGGCTCCCCGTAGGCCCCACGGAAGAGATCTCACCCGCGGCAACCGGACTCCTCCTCGAAGAGATTTACGAGTCATGCGCCTGCACGCTGCGAGACGCTTTCTCCTGCAAGCCTGTCCTTCACAGCCACTACTGGATCGCTGGCGAGGTTTCGCGGCGAATTGCGGGCGAGCACAGGCTGGTGCACGTGCACTCCATTCTCTCCCTGGGAAGGGTCAAACGCGAAACGGGCGAGCCCGCGGAAGCAGCCGATGCGCTGCGGGACGAATGCGAGCTGCGGGTGTTCCGCGAGGCACACCACCTGGTGGCGGTCTGCCCGGACGAATGGCGGGCCTTTGAGCGGCTGTATCCCGAGGTCCCTCCCCGCACGCCCTCGATCATCCCGTACGGAGTAGATCCGAATGTCTTTTATCGAAGGCCGGAGCCTCCCGACGATTTTGTTCGTCGGGCGGCCGGGCGATTCACGCAAGGGGATCACGACGCTCCTTGATGCGCTGGAGCAGTTGAACGGCTACGCGGCCGTACCCGACAATCAGGTGTGGCTGGTGGGGGGGAGCGAGCGGGAGGTCGCGGCGGTGTCGGCCATGGTCGACAGCCATCCGGCCTTGGCCCTGCGGCGGCGAGCAGGAACGCTGGTCCTGTGGGGGCGCGTTCAGAACGCGGCACTCCCCGAACTCTACAGCCGCGCGACGGTGACGGTGCTGCCCTCGTGGCGCGAAGAGTTCGGGATCGTGGCGGTGGAGGCGATGATGTGCGGGTGCGCGGTGGTCGCGTCTCGCGCCGGCGGACTCCCGGACGTGATCGTGCACGGCGTCACGGGAACACTAGTGCCGGTGGATGACTCCGCCGCCCTCGCCGCCACCCTGGCGGCATACCTGCGCTGCCCGGCGCGGGCAGCGCTCTTGGGCCGGAACGCCGCGCGGTTCGCGCGCATTCGCTACTCCCAGGAGGCGGCGTACGCGCGGGTGCGGGCGCTGTACGGCGGGACGGCTCCCCCGCCTCCCGCACTCGCGGAGGGAGACCCGCTGCGCTTTGCGGATTTAGATGCGTACGTGGCCGCCTCTTCGTCCCTCTTGGGAACCGCGATCGAGGACGTCCAGCCCGTCACCGACGGGCAGCACTCCGTCTTCGCGGCTTCCGCGCAGGGAGCGCGCGTGCACGTAAAGGTGTTCCGCGACCGTGCGTCGCTGCTGGCCGGTCTGCTGCCTAGAGCACCGTTTCCCACCGAGCGCCCGGCATCCGTGGCGTGGAATCGCACGGTCTACAACCACGACAACCCGTCGGCGCCGGAGGTCGTGGCGTGGGGAACGGAAGACGGCGCACACGTCGTGGTTACACGATGGATAGACGCGGAGCCGTTGCCACCGGGCCCGGAAAGCGACGCGGCGGTGGCGCGGCTGGCGGAGCAGTGCCGCGCGTTCCGTCCGCTGGAGGATGACGCGATCCTGGCCGAATACAACGCACGGCTCGACGCCTTGGAGGGGAACGAGCGTGACGCGCTGCGGAGATTCGACGAGTTCGCGGTGGGGCTCAACGAGCCTGTGACCGGCGGGTTCAGGGCGTTTACCCGCATCCATCCACAGGTGGAGCTGCTGCGGATCCGGCAGATGGTGGAGGACCGTGTGTGGTGCGCGCCCGGTCCGCTGGCCTCGCGGGTGCGCGCACTAACCGGGCTGCTCCTGCAGCGTCCCCTCAGCCGGCGCCTACCCCGGCTGGCGCAGGGTGATCCCAAGCCCGAGCACTATCTCCACGCGGACGGAATCATCCGCGCCTGCGACTTCGAGCACAGCCTCTACGCCGTGGGACCGCTGGACGAGGCGTACTGGATCGCCACCGTGTGCTATACGGGGGCGGAGCGGCCTTTGTCTCGCCCTGCCATCCGCCGCCTGCGCGCGATGTGCAGGGACGAAGAGAGCCTCTACCTCGCATGCTGCTGGCTCTGCGCGGAGATCATCTACCGGTCAATGGTGGCATATGCGGATGGAGACGGGCTGGCGCTGGACAAGGCCAAGTCCTTCCTCGCGGACTTCGCGACGGAATGGCTCCTGGCGTAGAGCTGAACCAGCGAACCGCCCCTAACGGGCGGATTGGCGAACCAACGATCCGGGCTTCGACTTCACCGGCTTTATGAGGCGATCATGGAAGAGCACCCCACCCCCAGCCCGGTTTCACGCACTCCGCGTTGCGAAGTGGATCAGGCCGGCCGACTTCAGGCTCTCCTCACCGAGTACCAGTGGCTGCGCCAGGAATCGCTCACCGCGATCACCAACCGGATCTCCGTCATGAACTTCACGTTCGCGGCGCTGTCAGTCATCGTAGGCAGCCTGCTGGCGAGCCACGTTCCGGATCTCTTGGGAGCCGGTGTGGCCATCGTCGTGGTTCCCCAGTGCGCAAAAGCAGGCCTGCTGATCTGGTTCGGCGAGTACCGGCGCACCATCCGCGCAAGTCAGTGGGCGGCGGTCGTAGAGGAGAAGGTGAATGCGGCCACCGGTGCTCCGGGTACGATGGAATGGGAGAGGAATCTAAAGCGCGAGGGCAGGCACATGACGTATCCGTATATCGCGGTCGTATTACTGCTGATGGGCGTATCTTACCTGGCCACCATCTTGGGCCTGTATTTCCTGAAGGCGGGGCTCGGGTCCGCGGTGTCGAGAAGCGCGAGCACGGCGATCACGGGAAGCACCCTGCTGAGCTGCGTGGCCTTGGAGGCGTGGTTCCTTGCCGAAACTGCACATGCGCAGCGGGGGAGGCCGCGCAGGCCAGGCAAGGGCTACAGTCGGGGCGGTTGTGATCGGGGGCTGCGCGTCTACTCGGTGATAATGAAGCGCCGGCGTGACGCGATCTCTTTGCAATGGCGGTCCCGGAGGCCGGGAAGCTCCACGCCGCAGCGTACGCGGTGAGCGACGTCCGTGCCTACCTGCCGGGCGAGGTCGCCGAGCGACTCGACCAGTTGCGCGTGGACGGGGGATTCGTCGCTCCGCATGACGAGGTTGGCGAGGGCCAGCCCCTTCCGCGAATTGCCGAGGCTTGCCTGCCGCTCGCGCTCTGTCATTCCCGGCGCGTCGGGAAGGAGCTCAAACGTGCTGAGCATGGCCGCGTCCCACGCGTATGCCTGCGCGAATTCGCCCATGGCCTCATAGAGCGTGGCGAGGTTTGC
The DNA window shown above is from Longimicrobium sp. and carries:
- a CDS encoding glycosyltransferase, with product MPARRHFMPSAGFSSSESFWRANAPVTTKNRGVEGRITTDYHSSANCMDVIIACFVADPFDPPGHDRFGGGHLFLFDLGRYLVRMGDRVTYVTRLNSPSKPVHEAIGSRCSIHRLPVGPTEEISPAATGLLLEEIYESCACTLRDAFSCKPVLHSHYWIAGEVSRRIAGEHRLVHVHSILSLGRVKRETGEPAEAADALRDECELRVFREAHHLVAVCPDEWRAFERLYPEVPPRTPSIIPYGVDPNVFYRRPEPPDDFVRRAAGRFTQGDHDAP
- a CDS encoding glycosyltransferase, which codes for MSFIEGRSLPTILFVGRPGDSRKGITTLLDALEQLNGYAAVPDNQVWLVGGSEREVAAVSAMVDSHPALALRRRAGTLVLWGRVQNAALPELYSRATVTVLPSWREEFGIVAVEAMMCGCAVVASRAGGLPDVIVHGVTGTLVPVDDSAALAATLAAYLRCPARAALLGRNAARFARIRYSQEAAYARVRALYGGTAPPPPALAEGDPLRFADLDAYVAASSSLLGTAIEDVQPVTDGQHSVFAASAQGARVHVKVFRDRASLLAGLLPRAPFPTERPASVAWNRTVYNHDNPSAPEVVAWGTEDGAHVVVTRWIDAEPLPPGPESDAAVARLAEQCRAFRPLEDDAILAEYNARLDALEGNERDALRRFDEFAVGLNEPVTGGFRAFTRIHPQVELLRIRQMVEDRVWCAPGPLASRVRALTGLLLQRPLSRRLPRLAQGDPKPEHYLHADGIIRACDFEHSLYAVGPLDEAYWIATVCYTGAERPLSRPAIRRLRAMCRDEESLYLACCWLCAEIIYRSMVAYADGDGLALDKAKSFLADFATEWLLA